In Pirellulales bacterium, one genomic interval encodes:
- a CDS encoding xyloglucanase, with translation MIDVVSVVVIVVAANSNVAAQHAPSEKYVWKNVKIVAGGFVTGIEFSPKQPGLAYCRTDIGSFYRWDSSLQQWTPLCDWCGVSNLMGGESLATDPVDPNKLYLAAGMGSRSSAAIMRSIDRGKTFEVIPVPFAMGGNENGRGLGERLAIDPNSPNILYFGSRHDGLWISRDSASTWHKVHGFPIKGSDNQNQDAGFGNRGLGFGAGSNVGLSFVVFDASSSLPGSPCQTIFVGSTEPGDSHLFCSTNAGSSWEVVAGQPPPTLVPRHAELDSMGMLYISYGNGPGPNNITDGAVWKLNTKNGEWTDITPLTPKHDGNPGFGYGGLSIDRQHPGTLAIATIDRWNPTDDVLRSTDGGKTWNSINAQAHLDISRSPYLSFGAAEPRFGWWMDALAIDPFNSSHMAYGTGATIYATNDVTLADVHQATHWSVWADGIEETAVAHLLSPNEGVHLISALADIGGFTHDDLDLSPPTGMHKNPVFVSTYSVDYAEKNPNVVVRSGTGKDGGMAYSVDGGQTWSPLHGPANSAINQDNRGFGRGGHTGGLVVSANGSTFMSLSGTPEITRDRGTSWTACQGLPAGLRPLFDRVNPLKSYALDVDHKQIYISTDGGASFQANPSEMPDLPVNSGNVRRGVPGGSRYGTGIVATQGMEGDLWLIAEGILAHSVDGGATFMQLTAAPVIMSGDQNFGFGKAAPGKDYPALFVAGSYLGDTGIFRSDDSGHIWMRINDDQHQYGTRFRAVTGDPRIYGRVYVGTDGRGIVYGDIAP, from the coding sequence ATGATTGATGTAGTGAGTGTGGTCGTGATCGTTGTCGCGGCCAATTCGAACGTTGCAGCTCAGCATGCTCCTTCCGAAAAATATGTTTGGAAGAACGTGAAGATCGTTGCCGGCGGCTTCGTAACCGGTATTGAATTTAGCCCCAAGCAACCGGGCTTAGCGTACTGTCGCACGGATATCGGCAGCTTTTACCGCTGGGATAGTTCACTCCAACAATGGACACCGCTGTGCGATTGGTGTGGTGTTTCAAACTTAATGGGGGGCGAAAGCCTGGCGACCGATCCAGTCGACCCCAACAAACTGTATCTCGCCGCAGGCATGGGTTCGCGATCTTCCGCCGCAATTATGCGATCCATTGATCGGGGAAAAACCTTCGAGGTCATTCCGGTTCCCTTTGCGATGGGAGGCAATGAGAATGGTCGTGGCTTGGGAGAGCGCCTGGCGATTGATCCGAATTCACCGAATATCCTTTATTTCGGCTCGCGCCACGACGGATTGTGGATCAGCCGCGACTCGGCCAGCACTTGGCACAAAGTCCATGGTTTTCCCATCAAAGGCTCCGACAACCAAAACCAGGACGCTGGCTTTGGAAACCGCGGTCTTGGCTTCGGCGCCGGCTCCAACGTCGGGCTCAGCTTCGTGGTCTTCGATGCGTCAAGCAGCCTGCCAGGCTCGCCGTGCCAAACCATTTTCGTCGGCTCAACCGAGCCCGGCGATTCACACTTGTTTTGCAGCACGAATGCTGGAAGCTCTTGGGAAGTCGTCGCCGGGCAGCCTCCTCCTACCCTGGTGCCCCGTCATGCAGAACTGGATTCCATGGGCATGCTGTATATTTCCTACGGCAATGGACCCGGTCCAAATAATATTACAGATGGCGCCGTATGGAAGCTGAATACCAAAAATGGCGAATGGACAGACATCACGCCATTGACTCCAAAGCACGATGGGAACCCAGGTTTTGGTTATGGAGGCTTGAGCATCGATCGCCAGCATCCGGGTACTCTTGCAATCGCAACCATCGACCGTTGGAATCCGACTGACGATGTCCTGCGATCCACGGATGGTGGAAAAACTTGGAATTCAATCAATGCCCAAGCGCATCTGGACATTTCGCGCTCTCCCTATCTTTCATTTGGAGCCGCAGAACCAAGATTTGGCTGGTGGATGGATGCCCTGGCCATCGATCCGTTTAATTCCAGCCACATGGCCTATGGAACCGGCGCTACGATTTACGCCACCAATGATGTAACTCTTGCCGACGTTCATCAGGCCACTCATTGGTCAGTCTGGGCTGATGGCATTGAAGAAACCGCCGTGGCCCACCTCCTCAGTCCTAATGAGGGAGTACATTTGATTAGCGCTCTCGCCGACATTGGCGGGTTTACGCATGATGATCTCGATCTCTCGCCACCCACGGGCATGCACAAAAATCCCGTGTTCGTCAGCACCTATTCGGTTGATTATGCCGAAAAAAATCCCAACGTGGTCGTGCGCTCCGGCACCGGCAAAGATGGCGGAATGGCGTATTCAGTGGATGGCGGACAAACGTGGTCACCACTGCACGGTCCGGCAAATTCCGCCATCAATCAGGACAATCGTGGTTTCGGTCGTGGTGGACATACCGGCGGCCTGGTTGTTTCGGCAAACGGATCGACGTTTATGTCTCTGAGTGGCACTCCGGAGATCACCCGAGATCGCGGCACGTCGTGGACAGCCTGCCAAGGTTTGCCGGCCGGCCTGCGTCCCCTGTTTGATCGAGTGAACCCATTGAAATCTTATGCCCTCGACGTAGACCACAAACAAATCTACATCAGCACCGACGGTGGTGCTTCTTTCCAAGCCAATCCTTCGGAAATGCCAGACTTGCCCGTCAATAGCGGCAACGTCAGGCGTGGTGTGCCAGGTGGCAGTCGCTATGGAACGGGAATCGTTGCCACACAGGGGATGGAAGGAGACCTGTGGCTGATTGCCGAGGGCATCTTGGCCCACTCTGTAGATGGCGGTGCTACTTTCATGCAATTGACCGCTGCTCCGGTCATCATGAGCGGTGATCAGAATTTCGGCTTCGGAAAAGCAGCGCCGGGCAAGGATTACCCCGCACTATTTGTTGCCGGAAGCTACTTGGGAGATACCGGGATATTCCGCTCGGACGACAGTGGACACATCTGGATGCGCATCAACGACGATCAGCATCAGTACGGAACCAGGTTCCGCGCGGTGACCGGCGATCCGCGCATCTACGGCCGTGTTTACGTGGGAACCGATGGTCGCGGCATCGTTTACGGTGATATAGCGCCATAG